From a single Vitis vinifera cultivar Pinot Noir 40024 chromosome 18, ASM3070453v1 genomic region:
- the LOC100259479 gene encoding laccase-15, producing MKGETIIVDVYNRGKENVTIHWHGVNMPRYPWTDGPEYITQCPIQPGLKFSQKIILSSEEGTLWWHAHSDWTRATVHGAIIVYPKNGTKYPFHKPNAEVLIILGQWWKIDANAIRDEGLASGAIANHSDSLLINGQPGDLLPCSKLDTFKLTVDHGKTYLLRIINAALQEALFFSIAKHKITVVGTDGSYTKPLTLDYITIFPGQTFDVLLEANQRPDHYYMAAIAFSLASTGRNIYDNTTTTAIVQYMGYYTPSSPPFLPHLPAYNDTNASVQVMANLRSLEDAEHPCNVPLSTSTKLIYTVSMNSYPCVNNSCSGTNGTRTAASINNISFHTPTVDILEAYYYNISGVYGDKFPSVPPLVFDFTADYLPLLYQLPSTGTEVRVLEYNSIVEIVFQGTNVAGGSIHSMHLHGHSFYVVGWGFGNFDENRDPLHYNLVDPPHQNTIYVPRNRWVAIRFEASNPGVWFMHCHIEEHSTWGMATVFIVKNGKHPKAQMLPPPSDMPPC from the exons ATGAAAGGAGAGACGATCATTGTCGATGTTTATAAcaggggaaaagaaaatgtcACCATTCACTG GCATGGGGTGAACATGCCTAGATATCCATGGACAGATGGTCCCGAGTATATCACACAATGCCCAATTCAGCCAGGGTTAAAGTTTAGTCAGAAGATCATCCTTTCTTCTGAGGAAGGCACTTTATGGTGGCATGCTCATAGTGACTGGACTCGAGCCACCGTTCATGGAGCTATAATCGTCTATCCTAAGAATGGAACCAAGTATCCTTTTCACAAACCTAATGCAGAAGTTCTCATCATATTAG GACAATGGTGGAAGATTGATGCGAATGCGATTCGAGATGAAGGGCTTGCAAGTGGAGCTATCGCTAATCACTCTGATTCTTTATTGATAAATGGACAACCCGGTGATCTACTTCCATGCTCAAAATTAG ACACATTCAAGCTAACGGTGGATCATGGAAAGACCTATCTACTTCGCATAATCAATGCTGCCTTGCAGGAGGCTCTCTTTTTCTCTATTGCCAAGCATAAAATAACAGTGGTGGGAACAGATGGTAGCTACACGAAACCATTGACACTAGATTATATCACAATATTTCCTGGCCAAACCTTCGATGTCTTACTAGAAGCTAACCAACGCCCGGATCACTATTACATGGCGGCTATAGCTTTTTCCCTTGCCTCGACAGGTCGTAATATTTATGATAACACAACCACCACAGCTATTGTACAGTACATGGGATACTACACTCCATCTTCACCTCCCTTCTTGCCTCATTTACCTGCATACAATGACACAAACGCATCGGTTCAAGTCATGGCTAACCTCCGAAGCTTAGAAGATGCGGAACATCCTTGCAATGTCCCATTGAGCACGAGCACTAAACTGATTTACACTGTTTCTATGAACTCGTACCCATGCGTCAATAATTCATGTTCAGGGACCAATGGGACACGGACCGCTGCAAGTATAAATAACATAAGCTTCCATACCCCTACAGTTGACATACTGGAAGCTTACTATTATAACATCAGTGGTGTATATGGAGATAAATTTCCTAGCGTTCCACCACTAGTGTTCGATTTTACAGCTGATTATCTTCCATTACTCTATCAGTTGCCGAGCACCGGAACAGAAGTAAGGGTGCTTGAGTATAACTCCATAGtggaaattgtttttcaagGGACAAATGTGGCTGGAGGGTCAATCCACTccatgcatctccatggacacaGTTTCTATGTTGTTGGATGGGGATTTGGGAATTTCGATGAAAATAGGGATCCTTTGCACTACAATCTGGTAGATCCTCCCCATCAGAATACCATCTATGTTCCTAGGAATCGTTGGGTTGCAATCAGATTCGAGGCATCTAACCCTG GAGTGTGGTTCATGCACTGCCATATAGAAGAACATTCGACTTGGGGCATGGCAACTGTGTTCATAGTGAAAAATGGTAAACACCCAAAAGCTCAAATGTTGCCTCCTCCATCCGACATGCCACCATGTTGA